One genomic window of Oncorhynchus clarkii lewisi isolate Uvic-CL-2024 chromosome 5, UVic_Ocla_1.0, whole genome shotgun sequence includes the following:
- the LOC139408651 gene encoding protein PRRC2B isoform X11 gives MSDRLGQITKSKDGKSKYSSLSLFDKYKGKSIETQKTAAVPRHGLQSLGKVAAARRMPPPAHLPSLKSENKGNDPNVIIVPKDGTGWANTQEQTDQKSSIASTAQLLELQPQLVLQKSVSNLQKPTPVASQESTNTGGPKQWAQLNGKAVELDAGLRASNRLQPFSHEEFPTLKAAGEQDKAGKERSAFDPSYGPGPSLRPQNVTSWREGGGRNLVPSFLPAGLPSDSEGKASGVAETGSPPPPLPPSAALSASMVSPTPATVVSAPSVLEPKEPCLRPAQPLRRPTPPALNHHQLHHPTTTTTYHDMLPAFMCPKETRDAPGTAEHTGPVTVVAPVRFDNRPTFRQPYPNINQEPVNGEVRREENRFIRGPSRNLSSRPIRRPGDRPPRPAIINPEDLKDLDELDNDCEDGWAGIHEEVDYGEKLKFSDDEEEHAEKNKMWAEWENQRREHQLLLSTGEGAYPQEGPEEGPEEEAYLAFQEQMAHRKTNSRFPSGEPQAQQKSSGPGMAHPGEPLDDQEERQGPARAKFVSPELSEAVERARRRREEEERRAREERLAACAEKLKRLDERFGKTERQLSRSEEGAKDAESKEAALSPGRESKNHQESWQYGTKDTECPLEHSPGQQDYREEGTLGFVPYRNEDDGGADPTSPLPDYTNHQASKPVPPRFQKQQQDQVYKMQHWQQQSGHPAPSGSSHPPRGYYPPHMLGFDPRWMMMPPFLDPRMAQGRSPVDYYTNAVHSSGIMKSRMQPDHLNSPGSPSDDGCHPSMHQERRAPSTEPYPLWNQDGYPPRSFTPPYQRQHESSDRSQPDDRSDRTCSQQDLYEESGNECLDNPSGDLSHQAYHQSKGPDRDHHPHDQGLLSSAPSRPQQQHADSDYPKQEPKDRYLKDGTEPCDEVFDTSKEKVFDSDFHRRDGGQKKEVGVGGQNQWSDPGSSTPASSVSQPSETGGRTLTRRTGPIKKPVLKALKVEDKENEKPKVEPEEKVVPYRLEKEVLTNVYDLKKDNQPLVSNRRSASPAIEKQPEEKQQPPAPAKIERPASTNSEDLPKENSWDSGKSQSSRDSQESREPGAPRRNNWIFIDEEQAFAGARGTGRGRSRGGFKEFSSRGDRGGRGGRENPRGGYNNNINSRDAAGTQRPGRGRGLPRDFVKVEDLQRGKPRRRNVSETLSETSEYEELPKRRRQKGSENGEGGSYPEQGETRKADRDSWRSNKVYTEEQAASDARDKAKASSRGFGGFGRSLPPRLDTGRGYNTSRGFNNGSRDISTWRGRGTQFGSGGGPMQENGYVLGTETYPRRPPAEREPLKYTPKFTGSTGSFMENGAEDRSGEGEYYIDSDNPGQQPLRRRRPPRQDKPPRFRRLRQEREPGSGQWTSDEYVNGSEGFANPWPSRSKEGGKEDGWSSGHYSGGGGRSGGQHGQAEDWETGSENSDFSDWREKRGGGQQQQAHGGDVHSDSGHGDPGSGEKRELAKRSFSSQRPLVDRQNRKGEVDGNKMTRSSEKPNALPSCNRNDGWQNGGSSNHKRSPEESGPVYNVEQSEEGHQANEPSGKKLDKELKPRSVKGDLAKPLSQYDLNSYPIEGDSGGPSPDGFQDLSKKQLRRPQEDDRRRKEQGAPVPVKNRPITSKMPPRFAKKQGGMTIDQPEEGLSANNLGTEIWETNSSALSIQSSGGDSWTKQVSFTGSEPNSEDSDAGPEQSKEQHKPGPIGNERSLKHRKGSEGVERLEGRPITPVNGVDLHVDTVLPVPPIEFGVSAKDSDFSLPPGSTPVPVSNPVTKLQDALVSNPALTQAIPMLRRDHLQPGINLNPISFPSADLTLKMESARKAWENSQSLPEQGSPGGGASGAQPPCSVGSSSGVSYSSFGGVSMPPMPIASVAPSMSMQGNHVPPLYLDGHVFPSQPRLVPPTMTQQQSYQQAAAAAQQIPISLHTSLQAQLGLRGGLPVSQSQEMFNSIPSFRSQVYMHPNLSQPNPMVLSGGGPLKGPYSAFPGMQPSDMVKTQSGSHYQPMNGSQAMVYDGQMNQGPGMSSSQLMDSQLIQVTMPLPGSQLRYGSAQQHLILPQSIQLQQGQNLSVGAARRMLPPGSQPPVMTSSRENFPMSTGPYTTYKTSQMEKIGFQFSDKPNHSQGMPGGYNRPGSASPSGKQSGPVGPLPGHYNQQVPPPQGSMVMHMRPPTTGPFPTPIQRPVMQVNKTVIIRSPPYPNPGREPPHSSPPSAPEPTVKGPEDGMKVSHPL, from the exons ATGTCCGATCGTTTGGGGCAAATAACCAAGTCCAAGGATGGGAAAAGCAAGTACTCCTCACTCAGCCTATTTGATAAGTACAAGGGAAAGTCTATAGAAACTCAGAAAACCGCAG cAGTTCCGCGACATGGCTTACAGAGTCTTGGCAAAGTGGCCGCAGCCCGGCGCATGCCCCCACCTGCTCACCTGCCGAGCCTGAAGTCAGAGAACAAAGGAAACGATCCAAACGTGATTATCGTGCCCAAAGACGGAACAGGATGGGCAAACACACAGGAACAAACCGATCAAAAGAG ttCCATTGCATCAACAGCACAGCTGCTGGAGTTGCAGCCACAGCTGGTTTTGCAGAAATCTGTCTCCAATCTCCAGAAGCCCACACCGGTAGCCAGTCAGGAG AGCACAAACACAGGTGGACCAAAGCAATGGGCCCAGCTAAATGGAAAGGCCGTAGAACTAGATG CAGGTTTAAGGGCCTCAAACCGACTGCAGCCCTTCTCTCACGAGGAATTTCCAACGCTGAAGGCTGCTGGGGAACAGGACAAGGCTGGCAAGGAAAGAAGCGCCTTCGATCCGTCGTATGGGCCCGGACCAAGCCTCCGCCCCCAGA ATGTGACAAGTTGGAGGGAGGGTGGTGGGAGGAACCTTGTGCCCTCATTCCTGCCAGCAGGCCTGCCCTCAGATTCCGAGGGCAAGGCCAGCGGCGTAGCTGAGACTGGAAGcccccctccacctcttcccCCCTCTGCCGCCCTCTCTGCCTCCATGGTCAGTCCCACCCCTGCCACCGTTGTCAGCGCCCCTTCAGTCCTAGAGCCCAAGGAGCCCTGTCTGCGTCCTGCCCAGCCCCTCCGCAGGCCCACCCCCCCTGCCCTGAACCATCACCAGCTCCAccaccctaccaccaccaccacctaccacGACATGCTGCCTGCCTTC ATGTGCCCCAAAGAGACTCGTGATGCTCCCGGCACTGCTGAACACACTGGCCCTGTCACTGTGGTCGCCCCAGTTCGCTTTGACAACCGGCCCACCTTCAGACAGCCCTACCCCAACATCAACCAAGAGCCTGTCAA CGGTGAGGTTAGGAGAGAAGAAAACCGCTTCATCCGTGGGCCCTCCCGcaacctctcctccagacccATCCGTCGGCCCGGTGACAGACCGCCTCGTCCGGCCATCATCAACCCAGAGGACCTGAAGGATCTGGATGAGCTGGACAACGACTGTGAAGACGGCTGGGCAG GTATCCATGAAGAAGTGGATTATGGCGAGAAACTCAAGTTCAGTGACGATGAGGAGGAGCACGCCGAAAAGAACAAGATGTG GGCTGAATGGGAGAACCAGCGTCGCGAGCACCAGTTGTTGCTGAGCACAGGAGAGGGGGCGTACCCCCAGGAGGGCCCTGAGGAGGGCCCTGAGGAGGAGGCTTACCTGGCCTTCCAGGAGCAGATGGCCCACAGGAAGACCAACAGCAGGTTCCCCTCTGGAGAACCACAG GCCCAGCAGAAGAGCTCCGGGCCTGGCATGGCCCACCCGGGTGAACCCCTGGACGACCAGGAGGAGCGCCAGGGCCCAGCCCGGGCCAAGTTTGTATCACCAGAACTCTCTGAGGCAGTGGAGAGAGCTCGCCGgcgcagggaggaggaggagagacgcgCCCGTGAGGAGAGACTTGCCGCCTGCGCCGAGAAGCTCAAGAGGCTAGACGAGAGGTTTGGGAAGACTGAGAGACAGTTGTCAAGGTCTGAGGAGGGAGCGAAGGATGCAGAGAGCAAGGAGGCAGCACTGTCCCCTGGGAGAGAGAGCAAAAACCACCAGGAGAGCTGGCAATATGGCACGAAAG ACACTGAGTGTCCCTTGGAGCACTCCCCCGGCCAGCAGGACTACAGGGAAGAGGGCACCTTGGGCTTCGTCCCCTACCGCAATGAGGACGATGGCGGGGCTGATCCCACTTCTCCCCTGCCCGACTACACAAACCACCAGGCCTCCAAGCCCGTCCCGCCCCGCTTCCAAAAGCAGCAGCAG GACCAAGTGTATAAAATGCAGCACTGGCAGCAGCAGTCTGGCCACCCCGCCCCCTCGGGCTCCAGCCACCCCCCGAGGGGGTACTACCCCCCACACATGCTGGGCTTCGACCCCCGCTGGATGATGATGCCCCCTTTCTTGGACCCCCGCATGGCCCAGGGCCGCTCCCCAGTGGACTACTACACCAATGCTGTCCACTCTTCAG GAATTATGAAATCGAGGATGCAGCCAGACCACCTGAACAGCCCAGGGTCCCCCTCTGACGATGGCTGCCATCCAAGCATGCATCAGGAGCGGAGGGCCCCCTCCACCGAGCCCTACCCCTTGTGGAACCAAGATGGCTACCCCCCTCGCAGTTTCACCCCACCCTACCAGAGACAGCACGAGAGCTCAGACAGGAGCCAGCCAGACGACCGGAGTGACAGGACATGCTCCCAGCAGGACTTGTACGAAGAGAGTGGTAACGAGTGCCTAGACAACCCATCTGGTGACCTCTcccatcaggcctaccaccagagCAAAGGTCCCGACAGGGATCACCACCCGCACGACCAAGGCCTGCTCTCCTCAGCCCCGAGCCGGCCCCAGCAGCAGCATGCAGACAGCGACTACCCCAAACAGGAGCCCAAAGACAGGTACCTGAAGGACGGCACTGAACCCTGTGACGAAGTCTTCGACACCTCCAAGGAAAAGGTTTTTGACTCAGACTTCCATAGGCGAGATGGAGGCCAGAAGAAGGAAGTTGGTGTTGGTGGTCAGAACCAGTGGTCTGATCCTGGCTCCAGCACCCCTGCCAGCAGTGTAAGCCAGCCCTCTGAGACTGGCGGTAGGACCCTGACCCGCAGGACCGGTCCCATCAAGAAGCCTGTGCTAAAGGCCCTCAAAGTGGAGGACAAGGAGAACGAGAAGCCCAAAGTGGAGCCTGAGGAGAAGGTAGTCCCTTACCGCCTGGAAAAGGAGGTGCTCACCAACGTATATGACCTGAAGAAAGATAACCAGCCCCTAGTAAGTAACAGACGCTCTGCCTCGCCTGCTATTGAGAAGCAGCCAGAAGAGAAGCAACAACCACCAGCTCCTGCTAAAATAGAGCGGCCAGCCAGTACCAACAGTGAGGATTTGCCGAAGGAAAACAGCTGGGACAGCGGAAAGAGCCAGTCCTCCAGAGACAGCCAGGAGAGCAGGGAGCCTGGTGCACCACGACGCAACAACTGGATCTTCATCGATGAGGAGCAGGCCTTTGCCGGAGCCAGGGGAACGGGTAGAGGTCGGAGCCGTGGCGGCTTCAAGGAGTTCAGTTCAAGAGGAGACCGTGGTGGCCGGGGAGGCCGAGAGAACCCCAGAGgaggctacaacaacaatatcaacagCAGGGACGCTGCTGGAACCCAGAGACCAGGCAGAGGCAGAGGACTGCCCAGGGACTTTGTCAAGGTGGAGGACCTGCAGAGGGGGAAGCCAAGGAGGCGCAACGTCAGCGAGACTCTGAGCGAGACCTCAGAGTATGAGGAGCTGCCCAAGCGGCGACGCCAGAAGGGCTCTGAAAACGGAGAGGGTGGCAGCTACCCAGAGCAGGGAGAGACCAGGAAGGCCGACCGAGACTCTTGGAGGTCCAACAAGGTGTACACGGAAGAACAGGCGGCCAGTGATGCCCGCGACAAGGCCAAAGCCAGCAGCAGGGGGTTCGGAGGCTTCGGCCGCTCCCTGCCTCCCAGACTCGATACTGGCAGGGGTTACAACACCAGCCGAGGGTTCAACAACGGCTCCAGAGACATCTCCACCTGGAGAGGACGGGGGACTCAGTTTGGCAGTGGCGGTGGGCCCATGCAGGAGAACGGCTACGTCTTGGGCACCGAGACCTATCCCAGGAGACCACCTGCAGAGCGTGAGCCCCTCAAATACACCCCCAAGTTTACTGGCTCTACTGGTTCCTTCATGGAGAACGGCGCTGAGGACCGCAGCGGCGAGGGTGAGTACTACATAGACAGCGACAACCCTGGACAACAGCCGTTGAGAAGACGGAGGCCGCCGCGCCAGGACAAGCCCCCGCGTTTCCGCCGACTACGTCAAGAGAGGGAGCCCGGCAGTGGCCAGTGGACCAGCGATGAGTACGTCAACGGATCAGAAGGATTCGCGAACCCCTGGCCGAGCCGCTCcaaggagggaggtaaagaggacGGCTGGTCCAGTGGCCACTACTCCGGAGGGGGGGGTAGGTCCGGTGGTCAGCACGGCCAGGCGGAGGACTGGGAGACTGGCTCAGAGAACAGCGACTTCAGTGACTGGAGGGAGAAGCGTGGGggagggcagcagcagcaggcacACGGGGGAGATGTGCACTCAGACTCAGGCCACGGGGATCCTGGGTCTGGAGAGAAGAGGGAGCTGGCCAAGAGGAGTTTCTCCAGCCAGCGCCCCCTGGTGGACCGGCAGAACAGGAAGGGTGAGGTGGATGGGAACAAGATGACACGCTCTTCAGAGAAACCTAACGCTCTGCCCTCCTGTAACAGGAATGACGGCTGGCAGAATGGAGGGTCCTCCAACCATAAGAG GAGCCCAGAGGAGTCAGGCCCAGTCTACAATGTTGAGCAGTCTGAGGAGGGCCACCAGGCAAACGAACCCTCGGGGAAGAAGCTGGACAAGGAGCTGAAGCCCAGGTCTGtgaagggagacctggccaaacCACTGTCTCAGTACGACCTCAACAGCTACCCCA TTGAGGGGGATTCTGGGGGTCCTAGTCCAGATGGGTTCCAAGACCTGTCCAAGAAACAGCTGCGGCGCCCACAGGAAGACGACAGAAGGAGAAAGGAACAAGGAGCTCCT GTTCCAGTAAAAAACAGACCGATCACCTCCAAGATGCCCCCGCGGTTTGCCAAGAAGCAGGGTGGCATGACCATTGATCAGCCAGAAGAGGGACTCTCTGCCAACAACCTGGGCACAGAAATCTGGGAGACTAACAGCTCAG CTCTCTCAATCCAGTCATCTGGAGGAGATTCGTGGACCAAGCAGGTCTCCTTCACAGGCAGCGAGCCCAACTCTGAGGATTCTGACGCGGGCCCTGAGCAGAGCAAGGAGCAGCACAAGCCCGGTCCCATCGGCAACGAACGTTCACTCAAGCACCGCAAGGGCTCGGAGGGTGTGGAGCGTCTGGAGGGGAGGCCCATCACTCCCGTCAATGGCGTGGACCTCCATGTGGACACAGTGCTGCCTGTGCCACCCATCGAGTTTGGTGTCAGTGCCAAGGACTCTGACTTTAGTCTGCCACCCGGTTCCACCCCAGTGCCCGTTTCCAACCCTGTCACCAAGCTGCAGGACGCCCTCGTCAGCAAT ccggCCCTGACCCAGGCCATTCCCATGCTGCGTAGAGACCACCTGCAGCCTGGCATCAACCTCaaccccatctctttccccaGTGCTGACCTCACACTCAAG ATGGAGTCGGCCCGTAAGGCGTGGGAGAACTCCCAGTCTCTCCCCGAGCAGGGCTCTCCTGGTGGGGGTGCCTCTGGCGCCCAGCCCCCTTGCAGCGTGGGCTCCTCCAGCGGGGTGAGCTACAGCTCTTTCGGAGGGGTGTCCATGCCCCCCATGCCCATTGCCTCCGTGGCGCCTTCCATGTCCATGCAGG GTAACCATGTCCCCCCGCTGTATCTGGACGGCCATGTCTTTCCCAGCCAGCCTCGTCTGGTGCCCCCAACCATGACCCAGCAGCAGAGCTACCAACAG GCGGCCGCGGCTGCCCAGCAGATCCCCATCTCCCTACACACCTCTCTGCAGGCCCAGCTCGGTCTCCGGGGAGGCCTTCCCGTCTCCCAGTCCCAGGAGATGTTCAACTCCATTCCCTCCTTCAGGTCCCAGGTGTACATGCATCCTAATCTGTCTCAGCCTAACCCCATGGTGCTGTCAGGCGGTGGCCCCCTGAAGGGGCCCTATTCGGCCTTCCCGGGCATGCAGCCATCGGACATGGTCAAGACCCAGTCGGGCTCCCACTACCAGCCCATGAACGGTAGCCAGGCCATGGTCTACGACGGCCAGATGAACCAGGGCCCTGGCATGAGCTCCTCCCAGCTCATGGACTCCCAGCTCATCCAG gtGACCATGCCCTTGCCGGGCTCCCAGCTGCGTTATGGCTCTGCCCAGCAGCACCTCATCCTGCCCCAATCCATCCAGCTCCAGCAGGGCCAGAACCTCTCCGTCGGAGCTGCCCGCAGGATGCTCCCCCCTGGCTCCCAGCCCCCTGTCATGACCAGCAGTAGAGAG AATTTCCCAATGTCTACTGGTCCGTATACTACTTACAAG